A genomic window from Flavobacterium azooxidireducens includes:
- a CDS encoding gliding motility lipoprotein GldH, whose translation MTLRNSLFLVFLLIIVTSCDKKRLFDEYKKVGKVWHKDSIVTFSVEQKDTVAKHNLYINIRNNKNYEFNNLFLIVEMEQPNKKTIVDTLEYLMAEPDGTLMGKGLTDTKENKLYYKENFVFPKSGNYQIYIQQALRKSGKIEGIEALEGVTDVGLRIEKAE comes from the coding sequence ATGACCCTAAGAAATAGTCTGTTTTTAGTTTTTTTATTGATTATTGTGACATCTTGTGACAAAAAGAGACTTTTTGACGAATATAAAAAAGTTGGAAAAGTGTGGCACAAAGACAGTATTGTAACTTTTTCTGTGGAACAAAAAGATACAGTTGCTAAACATAATCTTTATATCAACATACGAAACAACAAAAATTATGAGTTTAATAATTTGTTTCTAATTGTTGAAATGGAACAACCCAACAAAAAAACAATTGTGGACACATTAGAATATCTCATGGCCGAACCTGATGGTACGCTTATGGGAAAAGGCTTAACAGATACAAAAGAAAATAAATTATATTACAAAGAAAATTTTGTGTTCCCAAAATCAGGAAATTATCAAATTTACATCCAACAAGCTTTACGAAAATCAGGAAAAATTGAAGGCATCGAAGCATTGGAAGGTGTGACTGATGTTGGATTACGAATAGAAAAAGCAGAATAA
- the tnpA gene encoding IS200/IS605 family transposase yields the protein MPHSYTKIWIHAIWTTKSRIELIDYSIEKQVYDLIFQELKDLNCPTRIINGMPDHIHALFLLNPQKSISDVVKQVKGSVSHTLNGSELLPGKFAWQTGYAAFSVSESQLQKVHDYIKTQKNHHAKMNFDEEQKVLLKLHDVSE from the coding sequence ATGCCACACTCGTACACAAAAATTTGGATACATGCCATTTGGACAACAAAAAGCAGAATTGAACTAATTGATTATTCTATCGAAAAGCAAGTTTATGATTTAATTTTTCAAGAGTTAAAGGATTTAAATTGTCCCACAAGAATAATTAATGGAATGCCGGATCATATTCATGCTTTATTTTTACTTAATCCACAGAAATCAATTTCAGATGTTGTAAAACAAGTAAAAGGAAGTGTTTCACATACTTTGAACGGAAGCGAACTATTACCCGGAAAATTTGCTTGGCAAACCGGTTATGCAGCTTTTTCGGTTAGTGAATCGCAATTACAAAAAGTGCACGACTATATTAAAACCCAAAAAAACCATCATGCAAAGATGAATTTTGATGAAGAACAAAAAGTACTTTTGAAGTTACATGATGTTAGTGAATGA
- a CDS encoding CoA transferase subunit A, translating into MITRKVNSVQEALDGITDNMTIMLGGFGLCGIPENSIAALVKMGVSNLTCISNNAGVDDFGLGLLLQKKQIKKMISSYVGENAEFERQMLSGELDVELTPQGTLAEKCRAAQHGIPAFFTPAGFGTEVAINKEIRKFDGKMYVMEEAYKADFAIVKAWKGDEAGNLIFKGTARNFNSCMAGAAKITIAEVEELVPAGTLDPNQIHIPGIMVNRIFQGEKFEKRIEQRTVRQK; encoded by the coding sequence ATGATTACACGAAAAGTAAATTCTGTTCAAGAAGCTCTTGATGGAATCACTGATAATATGACCATTATGCTCGGAGGTTTTGGCCTTTGCGGTATTCCGGAAAACAGCATCGCAGCATTAGTAAAAATGGGTGTTTCTAACCTTACTTGCATTTCAAACAATGCCGGTGTGGATGATTTTGGATTAGGATTATTGCTTCAAAAGAAACAAATCAAAAAAATGATTTCATCTTATGTTGGAGAAAATGCCGAATTCGAACGTCAAATGCTTTCAGGAGAATTAGATGTTGAACTCACGCCACAAGGAACATTAGCCGAAAAATGTCGAGCTGCACAACACGGAATACCAGCTTTTTTCACTCCTGCCGGATTTGGAACTGAAGTTGCCATCAATAAAGAAATACGAAAATTTGATGGAAAAATGTATGTGATGGAAGAAGCCTACAAAGCTGATTTCGCCATCGTAAAAGCATGGAAAGGCGATGAAGCCGGAAACCTAATTTTTAAAGGAACCGCTAGAAATTTCAATTCGTGTATGGCTGGTGCGGCTAAAATTACCATTGCCGAAGTGGAAGAACTAGTTCCCGCCGGAACATTAGACCCCAATCAAATTCACATTCCCGGAATTATGGTGAACCGAATTTTTCAAGGCGAAAAGTTTGAAAAAAGAATCGAACAAAGAACAGTTAGACAAAAGTAA
- the trhO gene encoding oxygen-dependent tRNA uridine(34) hydroxylase TrhO gives MQLYNTMRAEERAELIDQAGKQRLTLSFYAYAKIEDPKKFRDDLFLAWNPLDVLGRIYVAHEGINAQLSLPADNFYSFKDTIEAYDFMKGIRLNVAREHDDYSFLKLTIKVRHKIVADGLDDSTFDVTNKGIHLKASEFNQLLEDPNTIVVDFRNHYESEIGHFKGAITPDVDTFRESLPIIEEQLKDFKEDKNLLMYCTGGIRCEKASAFFKHKGFKNVYQLEGGIIEYARQIEQEGLQSKFIGKNFVFDHRLGERITNDIVSQCHQCGKPCDNHTNCVNDGCHLLFIQCDDCKEKMENCCSVECQEITHLPLAEQVKLRRGIQKGNMIFKKGKSDALKFKHSGELSDKSLATAEKPKPIRERIKQKKILVGKAEHYYTKAQVGLFIIENQEIKLGDKILISGPTTGNQELVLDKIFVNGKENTVATVGDKLTFAVPFRIRLSDKLYLIKN, from the coding sequence ATGCAACTGTATAACACCATGAGGGCAGAAGAAAGAGCCGAGCTTATTGATCAAGCCGGCAAACAACGGCTAACGTTGTCTTTTTATGCCTACGCCAAAATTGAAGACCCTAAAAAATTTAGAGATGATTTATTCTTAGCCTGGAATCCGTTGGATGTCTTGGGGAGAATTTATGTGGCTCACGAAGGAATTAACGCCCAACTTTCGTTGCCGGCGGACAATTTTTATTCGTTTAAAGATACGATTGAAGCGTATGACTTTATGAAAGGGATCCGCTTGAATGTCGCAAGAGAACATGATGATTATTCCTTTTTAAAGTTAACCATCAAAGTGAGACATAAAATTGTTGCTGATGGACTGGATGATTCCACTTTTGACGTAACCAACAAAGGAATTCATTTAAAAGCGAGTGAATTCAATCAACTTTTGGAAGACCCAAACACAATTGTAGTTGATTTTAGAAATCACTACGAAAGCGAAATTGGTCATTTTAAAGGAGCAATAACTCCCGATGTTGATACGTTTAGAGAATCGCTTCCTATCATTGAAGAGCAATTAAAAGATTTTAAAGAAGATAAAAACCTTTTGATGTATTGCACGGGTGGAATTCGATGTGAAAAAGCCAGTGCGTTTTTTAAGCATAAAGGTTTTAAAAATGTGTATCAATTAGAAGGCGGAATTATTGAATATGCTCGTCAAATTGAACAAGAAGGTTTACAAAGTAAATTCATTGGTAAAAATTTTGTTTTTGATCATCGCTTAGGCGAAAGAATCACGAACGATATTGTTTCACAATGTCATCAATGCGGAAAACCCTGTGATAATCATACTAATTGTGTGAATGATGGTTGTCATTTGTTGTTTATTCAATGTGATGATTGTAAAGAAAAAATGGAAAATTGTTGTTCTGTTGAATGTCAGGAAATCACTCATTTACCATTAGCGGAACAAGTGAAATTACGTCGCGGAATTCAAAAAGGAAATATGATTTTCAAAAAAGGAAAATCGGATGCACTAAAATTTAAACATTCCGGTGAATTGAGCGATAAATCACTAGCTACGGCCGAAAAACCGAAACCCATTCGCGAACGCATCAAACAGAAAAAAATATTGGTTGGCAAAGCAGAACATTATTACACCAAAGCACAAGTTGGCTTATTTATAATTGAAAATCAAGAAATAAAATTGGGAGACAAAATCTTAATTTCGGGTCCAACCACAGGAAATCAGGAATTGGTTTTAGATAAAATCTTTGTCAATGGAAAAGAAAATACTGTGGCTACAGTTGGTGATAAATTGACTTTTGCAGTTCCGTTTAGGATAAGATTATCGGATAAATTATACTTAATCAAAAATTAA
- a CDS encoding esterase, which translates to MKKSTYSLLISLCFSIIYAQENVDFSGEKKIISPEVHSNNTVTFRFKAPNAKKVFLEGDFLFQQGLSEGKTEMKKNEKGIWTFTTSTLQPELYSYKFTADGLAINDPNNVHFSRDVATVVNIFIVPSGKAELYKVNDVPHGTVSKRWYDSPTLKMNRRLTVYTPPGYEKSKENYPVLYLLHGAGGDEEAWITLGRTAQILDNLIAQGKAKPMLVVMPNGNASQSAAPGESKEGFYTPEFIQPDMFSGNTEKAFGDVIQFIESEYRVKKEKSSRAIAGLSMGGFHTIIISANYPKTFDYMGVFSAALFQPKEAESEMYLNIEKKLKAQKENNYKLYWKAIGKTDFLYKEATDFRNLLNSMNFKYTYKESEGGHTWSNWRDYLSEFAPLLFR; encoded by the coding sequence ATGAAAAAGTCCACGTACTCGCTGCTTATTTCACTTTGCTTTTCAATCATTTATGCTCAGGAAAATGTAGATTTTTCGGGTGAGAAAAAAATTATTTCACCTGAAGTTCATAGCAACAATACCGTCACATTTCGTTTTAAAGCTCCGAATGCAAAGAAAGTATTTTTAGAAGGAGATTTTCTGTTTCAACAAGGTTTGAGCGAAGGAAAAACCGAAATGAAAAAAAATGAAAAAGGAATTTGGACTTTTACGACTTCTACTCTTCAGCCAGAATTATACAGTTATAAATTTACAGCAGATGGTTTGGCTATAAATGACCCAAACAATGTTCATTTTAGTAGAGATGTAGCAACTGTTGTCAATATTTTTATTGTTCCAAGCGGAAAAGCCGAATTATATAAAGTGAATGATGTTCCTCACGGAACAGTTTCAAAACGATGGTACGATTCACCAACTTTAAAAATGAACCGAAGATTAACGGTTTATACTCCGCCCGGATATGAAAAAAGCAAAGAAAATTATCCTGTTCTTTATCTATTGCATGGAGCAGGTGGCGATGAAGAGGCTTGGATAACCCTGGGAAGAACTGCTCAAATTTTAGACAATCTAATTGCCCAAGGAAAAGCAAAACCAATGCTAGTTGTCATGCCAAACGGAAATGCCAGTCAATCAGCAGCACCAGGAGAGTCTAAAGAAGGATTTTATACCCCGGAATTTATTCAACCGGATATGTTTTCGGGAAACACCGAAAAAGCATTCGGCGATGTAATTCAATTTATTGAATCGGAATACCGTGTAAAAAAAGAAAAATCATCAAGAGCTATTGCAGGGTTATCGATGGGAGGATTTCATACCATCATTATTTCTGCTAATTATCCAAAAACATTTGATTATATGGGCGTGTTTTCGGCGGCTCTTTTTCAACCTAAAGAAGCTGAGAGTGAAATGTATTTAAACATCGAAAAAAAGCTAAAAGCTCAAAAAGAGAATAATTATAAATTGTATTGGAAAGCCATTGGCAAAACAGATTTCTTATACAAAGAAGCCACCGATTTTAGAAATCTACTTAATTCGATGAATTTCAAATATACCTACAAAGAATCAGAAGGTGGACATACTTGGTCAAACTGGCGAGATTATCTTTCAGAATTTGCACCTCTATTATTTAGATAA
- a CDS encoding PSP1 domain-containing protein: MACTNCSTGSKTGGAPQGCQNKGTCGTDSCNKLTVFDWLANMSLPSGQEVFDCVEVRFKNGRKEFYRNTEKLSLIIGDIVATEASPGHDVGIVTLVGELVKVQMKKKGVNHTSAEITKVYRKASQRDIDIWADVQAKEEPMKVRAREIAIQLQLQMKISDIEFQGDGSKATFYYTAEDRVDFRQLIKEYAQTFKTRIEMKQVGFRQEAARLGGIGSCGRELCCSTWLTDFRSVNTSAARYQQLSLNPQKLAGQCGKLKCCLNYELDTYMDALRDFPDFDTKIETERGVAYCQKQDIFKGLMWFAYADNIANWHVIHIDQVKEIVAENKQRKRISSLEDFALEIVAEPKQDFNNAMGQESLTRFDQPKRKKNNNNNNKKRRPNKIVKNDPKK, translated from the coding sequence ATGGCTTGTACAAACTGTTCGACAGGGAGCAAAACCGGTGGTGCTCCTCAAGGATGTCAAAATAAAGGGACTTGCGGCACCGATAGCTGCAATAAATTAACGGTTTTTGACTGGTTAGCAAACATGAGTTTGCCTAGCGGTCAAGAAGTGTTTGATTGTGTGGAAGTGCGTTTTAAAAACGGACGAAAAGAATTCTACCGCAACACCGAAAAACTGTCTTTAATCATTGGCGATATTGTTGCCACAGAAGCTTCACCAGGCCACGACGTTGGAATTGTAACCCTAGTGGGAGAATTGGTTAAAGTTCAAATGAAGAAAAAAGGAGTGAATCACACGAGTGCTGAAATTACAAAAGTGTATAGAAAAGCTTCGCAAAGAGATATTGATATATGGGCAGATGTTCAAGCAAAAGAAGAGCCAATGAAAGTGAGAGCAAGAGAAATTGCTATTCAGCTTCAATTGCAAATGAAAATTTCGGATATTGAATTTCAAGGTGATGGTTCCAAAGCTACTTTTTATTATACTGCAGAAGATCGCGTTGATTTTCGTCAATTAATTAAAGAGTATGCACAAACTTTCAAAACCAGAATTGAAATGAAACAAGTTGGTTTTCGTCAGGAAGCAGCTCGCTTAGGCGGAATTGGTTCTTGCGGAAGAGAATTATGTTGCTCTACTTGGTTAACCGATTTTAGAAGCGTGAACACCTCTGCAGCACGTTACCAACAACTTTCTTTGAATCCACAAAAATTAGCCGGACAATGTGGAAAACTCAAATGTTGTTTAAACTATGAGTTGGATACGTATATGGACGCGTTAAGAGATTTTCCGGATTTTGATACTAAAATCGAAACCGAAAGAGGCGTTGCTTATTGTCAAAAACAAGATATTTTTAAAGGCTTGATGTGGTTTGCTTATGCAGATAATATTGCGAATTGGCATGTGATTCACATCGATCAAGTCAAAGAAATTGTTGCCGAAAACAAACAACGTAAAAGAATTTCTTCGTTGGAAGATTTTGCATTAGAAATTGTGGCTGAACCAAAACAAGACTTCAACAACGCAATGGGTCAAGAAAGTTTAACCCGTTTTGATCAACCAAAAAGAAAGAAAAACAACAACAATAATAACAAAAAAAGAAGACCAAATAAAATTGTTAAAAATGACCCTAAGAAATAG
- a CDS encoding penicillin-binding protein 1A yields MAKKKNSTVKDISYYQKKFWKVFFIGLAGVFLFFVFANFGLFGSMPSFDELENPDSNLATEIISSDGVVLGKFYRENRSPVTFDELPKHLVDALVATEDERFYEHSGIDGRRLIGAALKLGADGGASTISQQLAKLLFHGEGSKFILFRLVQKVKEWIIATKLERQYTKNEIIALYLNRADFVNTAVGIKSAAKVYFGKEPKDLSIEESALLVGMLKNPSLYNPTREKRKELVLNRRNTVLNQMVRNNFLEPEAKAQLEKKPIVLDFSPEGHLEGIATYFREYLRDYMKKWVKENKKPDGSEYNIYNDGLKIYTTIDSRMQKHAEDAVHEHLKNLQVEFFKSQKKNKNAPFYKITDDETEKLLKRAMKNSERWRLMKAQDKSEADIIKSFDIKTEMRVFTWKGERDTIMTPMDSIRYYKHFLRSGMISMEPQTGHVKAWVGGINYKHFQYDHAGQGARQVGSTFKPFVYATAIEELRMSPCDSIIDSPFTIPRGRHNVSANWTPRNSDGKYRGMINLKKALANSINTISAKLIDRTGPKAVIDLTHKLGVTADIPEQVSICLGAVEITVHDMVAAFSTFANKGIYIKPQMITRIEDKNGNIIYENIPESHDVLSQDIAYAVVKLMEGVTEDGTGTRLRGGRAGFRTYDYKFENPIAGKTGTTQNNSDGWFMGFVPNLCTGVWVGCEDRSARFNTTAMGQGATMALPIWGIYMDKCYKDKKLNVSKDPFERPENITVKVDCWKATKDTLDFDQDLDEFNF; encoded by the coding sequence ATGGCTAAGAAAAAAAATTCTACCGTTAAAGACATCAGTTACTATCAAAAAAAATTCTGGAAAGTATTTTTCATCGGATTAGCAGGTGTCTTCTTGTTTTTTGTTTTTGCCAACTTCGGGCTATTTGGCTCCATGCCAAGTTTTGATGAATTGGAAAATCCAGATTCAAATTTAGCTACAGAAATAATTTCTTCAGATGGTGTGGTTTTGGGTAAATTTTACCGCGAAAACCGTTCACCTGTAACGTTTGATGAATTACCAAAACACCTTGTTGATGCATTAGTAGCAACAGAAGATGAACGTTTTTATGAGCATTCAGGAATTGATGGAAGACGATTAATTGGTGCTGCTTTAAAACTTGGAGCAGATGGTGGAGCAAGTACTATTTCACAACAATTAGCAAAACTTCTATTTCATGGTGAAGGTTCTAAATTTATTCTTTTCAGATTAGTTCAAAAGGTTAAAGAGTGGATTATTGCCACCAAGTTAGAACGTCAATATACTAAAAATGAGATTATTGCACTCTATTTAAATAGGGCAGATTTCGTTAATACAGCGGTGGGAATAAAATCAGCCGCTAAAGTTTATTTTGGCAAAGAACCGAAAGATTTATCCATTGAAGAAAGTGCTTTGTTGGTTGGAATGCTAAAAAATCCATCTCTTTACAATCCAACGAGAGAAAAAAGAAAAGAATTGGTTTTAAACAGAAGAAACACTGTGCTAAACCAAATGGTTAGAAACAACTTTTTAGAACCGGAAGCAAAAGCACAATTAGAAAAAAAACCAATCGTTTTAGATTTTAGTCCAGAGGGTCATCTAGAAGGAATCGCTACTTACTTTAGAGAATATCTTCGTGATTATATGAAAAAATGGGTGAAAGAAAATAAAAAACCCGATGGTTCAGAATACAATATTTATAACGATGGTTTAAAAATCTATACCACCATTGATTCTCGAATGCAAAAACATGCCGAAGACGCTGTGCATGAACATTTAAAAAATCTTCAAGTAGAATTTTTTAAAAGTCAGAAGAAAAATAAAAACGCTCCTTTTTACAAAATTACCGACGATGAAACGGAGAAATTGCTAAAAAGAGCCATGAAAAACTCTGAACGTTGGCGATTGATGAAAGCTCAAGATAAAAGTGAAGCAGACATCATTAAGTCGTTTGACATAAAAACCGAAATGCGGGTTTTTACTTGGAAAGGTGAACGCGATACCATCATGACTCCAATGGATTCCATCCGTTATTACAAACATTTTTTAAGAAGCGGAATGATTTCGATGGAACCTCAAACCGGACATGTAAAAGCTTGGGTGGGCGGAATCAACTATAAACATTTTCAATACGACCATGCCGGACAAGGTGCTAGACAAGTTGGATCCACTTTTAAACCGTTTGTTTATGCCACAGCTATAGAAGAATTAAGAATGTCTCCTTGTGATTCAATTATCGATTCTCCATTTACTATTCCAAGAGGAAGACACAATGTTAGTGCTAATTGGACTCCGCGAAATTCTGATGGAAAATACCGTGGAATGATAAATTTAAAGAAAGCATTGGCCAATTCAATCAACACCATTTCTGCTAAGTTAATTGATAGAACCGGGCCCAAAGCTGTTATCGATTTAACACATAAATTAGGTGTCACTGCGGATATCCCGGAACAAGTTTCCATTTGTCTTGGTGCTGTTGAAATTACAGTTCATGACATGGTTGCCGCTTTTAGCACGTTTGCCAATAAAGGAATCTATATAAAACCGCAAATGATTACCCGTATTGAAGATAAAAACGGAAATATCATTTACGAAAACATTCCGGAAAGTCACGATGTGCTTAGTCAAGACATTGCTTATGCAGTTGTAAAGTTGATGGAAGGGGTTACTGAAGATGGAACCGGAACCCGCCTTCGCGGAGGAAGAGCTGGTTTTAGAACATATGACTACAAATTTGAGAATCCAATTGCCGGAAAAACAGGAACTACTCAAAATAATTCCGATGGTTGGTTTATGGGATTTGTACCTAATTTATGCACCGGCGTTTGGGTAGGCTGTGAAGACAGATCGGCCCGATTCAACACTACTGCTATGGGACAAGGTGCTACAATGGCTTTACCTATTTGGGGAATTTATATGGATAAATGTTATAAAGACAAAAAACTTAATGTCTCTAAAGATCCATTTGAAAGACCAGAAAACATTACAGTGAAGGTTGATTGTTGGAAAGCAACAAAAGACACATTAGACTTTGATCAAGATTTAGATGAATTTAATTTTTAG
- a CDS encoding 3-oxoacid CoA-transferase subunit B translates to MALDKNQIAKRIAKEVKDGYYVNLGIGIPTLVANFVRNDIAVEFQSENGVLGMGPFPFEGEEDADIINAGKQTITTLPGASFFDSAFSFGMIRSKKVDLTILGAMEVSENGDIANWKIPGKMVKGMGGAMDLVASAENIIVAMMHVNKAGESKVLKNCTLPLTGVGCVKKIVTELAVMDVTSKGFKLLERAPGVSVEEIIKATEGTLIVEGEIPEMILD, encoded by the coding sequence ATGGCTTTAGATAAAAATCAAATTGCAAAACGCATTGCAAAAGAAGTAAAAGACGGTTACTACGTAAACTTAGGAATTGGAATCCCGACATTGGTTGCCAATTTTGTTCGAAACGACATTGCGGTCGAATTTCAAAGTGAAAACGGCGTACTTGGTATGGGACCATTTCCGTTTGAAGGCGAAGAAGATGCCGATATCATCAACGCAGGAAAACAAACCATTACCACGTTGCCAGGAGCTTCCTTTTTTGATTCGGCTTTCAGTTTTGGAATGATACGAAGCAAAAAAGTAGATTTAACGATTTTAGGTGCGATGGAAGTTTCCGAAAACGGCGACATTGCCAACTGGAAAATTCCTGGAAAAATGGTAAAAGGAATGGGTGGAGCAATGGATTTAGTGGCTTCAGCCGAAAACATCATCGTAGCCATGATGCACGTGAACAAAGCAGGTGAATCAAAAGTTTTAAAAAATTGTACGCTTCCGCTAACGGGTGTTGGCTGCGTTAAAAAAATTGTCACCGAATTAGCCGTAATGGATGTTACTTCAAAAGGTTTCAAACTTCTTGAACGAGCTCCCGGTGTTTCTGTAGAAGAAATTATCAAAGCCACAGAAGGAACATTGATTGTAGAGGGTGAAATTCCGGAGATGATTTTGGATTAA